The following proteins are encoded in a genomic region of Gossypium hirsutum isolate 1008001.06 chromosome D05, Gossypium_hirsutum_v2.1, whole genome shotgun sequence:
- the LOC107906607 gene encoding josephin-like protein — protein MASEQNQIYHERQRLQFCLLHSLNNLFQQKDAFTRATLNSIAERLVLDDPEKEIWTPFSLVFKPHHNSVTGNYDINVLIAALEGRGKTVIWHDGRNGASAIDLNDGLLMGIVVNVPVRRYGGLWKSRHWIAVRKIDGVWYNLDSDLQAPHCFKDCGEVREFLNFIINHDGPVLLVKK, from the exons ATGGCAAGCGAGCAGAACCAAATTTATCACGAAAGGCAAAGATTACAATTTTGCCTCTTACATTCCCTTAACAATCTCTTCCAG CAAAAGGATGCATTCACTCGAGCCACTTTGAATTCTATAGCTGAAAGACTCGTTCTTGATGACCCAGAAAAGGAAATTTGGACACCCTTTTCTTTAGTCTTCAAGCCTCACCATAATTCAGTTACTGGCAACTATGATATAAATGTTCTAATTGCTGCACTTGAAGGGAGAGGGAAGACTGTGATTTGGCATGATGGTCGAAATGGGGCTTCGGCTATCGACCTTAATGATGGATTGTTGATGGGAATCGTGGTTAATGTTCCTGTTAGACGCTATGGTGGGCTTTGGAAAAGTAGGCATTGGATTGCAGTGAGAAAGATCGATGGAGTTTGGTACAATTTGGACAGTGATCTTCAGGCACCTCACTGTTTTAAGGATTGTGGAGAAGTTAGGGAATTCTTGAATTTTATCATCAATCATGATGGCCCGGTTTTGcttgtaaaaaaatga
- the LOC107906608 gene encoding josephin-like protein, with product MATKGINKTTQKENNKPNGSILQNSNDTMAAENISAIRSCGFMRCRSSEFSPVRFFKHLGGKAAKGLHVAVVSMRIRPSHKVSSSSLGRPKPFETPVDSHRNAAIEDCIEFINSSASLPRSNSVSAS from the coding sequence ATGGCAACTAAAGGGATCAACAAAACCACTCAAAAGGAAAACAACAAGCCAAATGGTTCCATTTTGCAGAATTCTAATGATACCATGGCTGCCGAGAACATAAGTGCTATCAGGAGTTGTGGCTTCATGCGATGCAGATCATCGGAATTTTCGCCGGTAAGGTTTTTCAAACACCTCGGTGGCAAAGCAGCAAAAGGTTTACATGTGGCAGTGGTATCCATGAGAATTAGGCCTTCCCATAaggtttcttcttcttcattaggaAGACCGAAACCATTTGAAACTCCTGTTGATTCTCATAGAAATGCTGCCATTGAAGACTGCATCGAATTTATCAACTCTTCTGCTTCTTTGCCTAGATCAAATTCTGTTTCTGCTTCATAA
- the LOC107906609 gene encoding uncharacterized protein translates to MASLPIFSFVPSKTRIYATAAAKGAGGGKEEKGLFDWILGNLQKEEQFYETDPILKKVEEKNGGGSGSGTTSGRKNSVSIPQKKKDNAGFGLGGLFKK, encoded by the coding sequence ATGGCTTCTCTCCCTATATTTTCCTTTGTTCCTTCAAAAACAAGGATTTACGCAACAGCAGCTGCAAAAGGTGCAGGTGGAGGCAAAGAAGAGAAAGGGCTTTTCGATTGGATTCTTGGGAACTTGCAGAAGGAAGAGCAGTTTTATGAAACTGACCCTATCCTCAAGAAAGTTGAAGAAAAGAATGGCGGTGGCAGTGGCAGTGGCACTACCAGTGGTCGCAAGAACTCTGTTTCAATCCCTCAGAAGAAGAAGGACAATGCTGGCTTTGGGCTTGGAGGGCTTTTCAAGAAATGA